TAAGATAACTCCAAGACTGTCGATTACAGATCTGTGGAAAGACCCTACAAAACACAACTTCCAGAAATTATTAGTTGAGGTGCTCTTAGTCTCTACCTGTCAATAATGTTGGACAGCGCATATATGGAAAGCTGGAAGATGAGTTTGGTGTGTGAGAAATATTCAAACTTCAGGCACATACTGTAAATCTTTCCAGTTCCAGTTCATGTTGCTTTGGTGGAAATGAAAGTGACAACTGGCACACTGAAGAGGCAACAGCAAGACAACCTCCAAAAAAAGAATGGTTTTGCTGCTGGTGGCCCCAGACAACTGCTTTCTCCTTATCCTTCCTGACTTATTTTTCTCTAGTTTGGTGTTTTGTTAAGAGTCTTTTTTACTACTTGTAACAGGAGGCAGTACCTGCAGCCAAATCAGGTTGAACAGGTAGTCCAGCTCCTCCAGGATGGCTCATCCATATGTGCTGATGCAAGGAAGTTTATGTTTCCAAGCACAATTTTAAGAGCATTTAGAAGATACTGGGGGACAAGGAGAGCAACAATCCAACAGCAGAACTGGTATCTGCTCCTTTGTGCAAGGAGGAACGTGCCAGAGCCCTACAAAATGACCTCCAGCAGGCTTGATAGTTCACCCCATGGTTCACCACTTGTGCCCTGTTCTCTAAACGATGAGAGCGGTGTCACATGTGACAGATGTAATGGAGTCTGGAGATGCTGTGAGGAACATCTTGCAACATCATCCAgcatgactgtttttgtggagGGTCATGGTCTGGGAAGGAACATCCTTGAAGGGTCACGCAGACCTCCACACACTAGCCAACAATACCTGTGCTGCTGTTAGTTACTGGGATGAAATCCTCAGAGCTGCTTTCAGAACTTCTGCTGGTACATTGGTCCCTGGGTTCCTCCTGGTGCATGACAATGCCCAGCCAACTTTGGCCAGAGTTTGTAGATAGTTTCTGGATGACGAAGGCATTCATTGACTGGCTCTCAATTTCCCCAGACCTGAATCCAGTTGAGAACGTTATGCTAACGTCACTTACAGCCAATTTAACATGATGTTTTTCCTCTGAAGAAAGCATGATGAAGTTAACTGGCCTCTGTcgtgttgtaaataaatacattttctatttaaatagatagttaatccaaaaatgacaattctgtcattagttactcaccctcatgtcattccaaacccatacactcttaaaaataaaggtttctttctgtttcacaaaaggttctttgtggtgaaagaaggttcttcagattataaaaaggtaagaaacagatggttctttaaagaacctttgactgaatggttcgttgtggaaccaaaaacggttcctttaattttaagagtgtaatttgtgttctgaagatgaatgaaggtcttatgggtttggaacgtcatgagggcgagtaattaatgactgaattttaattttttaggtgGACTATGCCTTTATTAAAGTGCCTTTGCTCTTTTAgatttaaagggttaaagcTCTCCATTTTCTTCATGACCAGAACATGAAAAAATGCTTCGATGATGCAGGTAAGCTGGAGATGGAAAAAAGAGAATGGAGAAGGGTGTAAAATGACAAGCACATCAAATGAATACCTCTGCTTCTGATCTGCTTCTACATGATAGTTCATTAATGAGAGACTGGAAACATAGTCACTTACTTGGCGATTCACAGTGGCCCTGTGCTGCCAGATGTTGGAGCTGATGTGATTTTGTAGACTCTGTAAgaataagaatatttattaaaaatgtatcttgtAGAATTCTATAACCAAGGCAACATCAGATTGCCAGGAGGCCATCTGTAGTGTAATTTATTCTGCCCTGAGCAACATACTGGCATCAAAGATCTACCGATCATCAGCTTGTGTCATCATCAATGTGACCGGATGAGACATTATGCAATATTCAAAGAGTGTTTCAGGCTATACTGGAAAAGAACAAGTAGTgacatcaaaatacaaaataagagTATACCATCAGACTGTGTTACATCAGCTGATGGATGAGGAAACCAGTGTGGATGTCTTTTTGAAGTTTTAATTTGCTTTGTAAAATCTCCACTTACATTGAATTTAAAGCATACAAATGCTATGCTTAATATTCAAAACACATGGAATGCTTGGGGGTTTTGATTTTGGGGCATTTGTTTTAATCCAAACTAATAAATTATCACTATTATGAAGAGGAAAACtacttttatcttttatttatcatttttataattcacacttttttttcttattttgcgtTTTTCACTTTATGATGATAGGACAGTTTATGgttgacaggaagcaaagtgggagagagaggaggTGGGATCAGGTAAGGCCCTCAAGCCAGGATTCAAACTTGGGACACCCATAGCACAACAACACTGTATGTCGGCACACTGGCCAAAAGGCTATTGTCGCCCGAcattcacactttattttaaggtccagttctcactattaactacaacttcTGCCTTAGTGctaacttttcattttaatgaggTGCACACAGATCcttttatagatatatttacCTTCCTTTGTTACTGAGGCATCGCATTGCTTCCTTTCCTCATCTTCATTTTGCTGTTCTCCATCTGATGAGTTTTCTGGAAACaagtaaattaaacaaaaaggataagttcactgccagaataaaaatgtactgagaatttactcacccccatgtcatccaagatgttcatgttctttcttcagttgaaaagaaattaggtttttgaggaaaacattccaggatctttctccatatagtggagcgACCGGGTCcacattgcagcttcaaagggctctacacaatctagtaatggtcttatctagtgaaacgatccaTCAttctctaaaaatgtttttaaacttctacaatttttaaccacaaatgcttatcatgcactagctctgcaatgtacGTCTATGACTTTATACATTGCGTAATCAcgctggaaaggtcacgtgaggttaattctttgtctgtgtactccagtcGAAAAGGCAGGGTAGTGGTCTCATTTTCTTCAACTGCAGAATCatctgacatcattgttttacctttttttgtaaagggtgttagACTTTCtgtgcacatttgctttgtaaacactgggtcagtacctTTGCCTATatcatgtgtgacctttccaacgtggctacgtaatgcgtgaagtcgagctagtgcaagacgagcatttgtggttaaaaagtatataattttttttttaaaagaaaataaccgataacccttgttcctcagctgggatcgtgtagagccctttgaagctgctctGAAACTACAATTTGTGTCTTCAACCTGTTgttccccactgaagtccactataaggagaaaaatcctgcaatgtttttctcaaaaaccttaagttctttcgactgaagaaagaaagacataaacatcttggatgacatggaggaaAGTAAATGATCTGGAAATTtatattctgaaagtgaactaatcctttaattcaAAGCAGGTTTTAAAGCAACTTTCCAGGAAGTCATGATCATAATGTGCTTTATAAGGAATAGTTGCATTTAACAGATTAGAGCTGggttataatatattatttgtttacattttgtttaaagttACTCTGTATGTAAGATCATTTCCAGCAAAATGACAAATGTgaaatttgatttgtttatgTGTTGCATGTCCCATTCATACCTGTAGTCTCATAGATTGGTGACAATCCTAAAACATCAGAGACAATGACAAAAATTACACATATATACCATGACTATATTAAGGAATATCTGAATATATTGTATAGGAGTCCAGATACAGATacaatatacatacacatatgtttttaagtatgtgactgtatgcatgtgtgtgtgtgtgtgtgtatagttaAACCAAAAAGGAACAGAAAAGAATCATTCATAgcaaaatgtctgtaaatggtGACCACAACCCATAAAATGGcacacaaagctatcatatgACTCCATAAAAGTCACATATGTGCTTTAATGTCCCTTTTAAGCTTGTCATCCTCTGAACAACATCTACTTTCATTATTAGGAAATGAACAGCATAACCATTCTCAAAACTTCTTTATTTCTAtcccacagaagaaagtaagtcaaacTGGTTGGAACCGcatgaggtgagtaaatgatgacagaattttcatcatGAGTGTCATCATTAAATTGCTCAAAGACCTAATCTGTTTGCCAGGCACCCGAAGTAGTTTAAGGTAGAGTTGCTTTTCGGGACTTACAGGCAGTTCATCTGTAATTATTGTACTCTGTCacactgtataaaaaatatCCACAAACTTACTGGTCTTGTGCATGAGGTCAGGTGCCTTCAGAAGTTTTCCTATGAAAATATAGAGAGTTACTGGTCTGGAGAATTTCTGTTCAAGTAAGGAAACTCAGTGCTGGTTAAAGATGTAAGGTTACTTCACAGCATTGTAATAAAGCACAGATGTCTTCTGGGTAAAAAGAGTGTAGAATGATAGTTTGTTTACCTTCTGTTCTCTTGCCCATTGAAGAGATCTCAGAGAATACTTCACCATCTGTAGAAATAATGGAGACTGAAATCTATCAAGCGTAAactgatagttcacccaaaaatgaaaattctgtcattaattactcaccctcatgtcgttccaaaactgtaagatctttgttcatcttcggaacacaaattaagatattttggatgaaatcttcttgtagcttcataaaaattacagttacatggacttttttagaaacgtccttactacctttctgcaCCGTAGTAGtttcattgctgtctatgcagggtcagaaagctctcagatttcatcaaaaatatcttaatttgtcttgggggtttggaacgacatgagggtgcgtaattaatgacagaattttgatttttggtaTTGCCCTTTTACATATTCAGATATAcctttttgtaaattatttatttacacaaatgaAGAACAATTGCTTTAACAAGGACACATTTGCTGATCACAAGACTTCAAGATTTTGCTTACCACTTATCTTGCACATTGCTATGGACACATCAGGGActttactcgttactgaaagtAAAAATGAGAGAATTAATTAGGACAGTTATAAAAAAGCATTGCAACTCTATAACTTGTCAGTGTCACTcacaattttctttttgtttaccaAGCTCTTTGAGCTGATGCCCACAGGCTAAAACGGGTACAGATGCAACCAAATTTGACCTTCCTAAAGCGAGAAGACCAAAATCAGATCCACATAGCATTCTCAATTACATTGAAAACATCCATGGACTGTTTGGCCTAACTAGATTTGTTTTGTAGACGTGATACTCACCTTTTCTGCTCCTAAAGATCAGGTTGCCAACACTCAAAAGGGTTACTACAACCACAGTCAGTACCAGAGCCAACCATATCGACGTGATCACACACCACCGGCCATCtaacaacaagaaaaataaagtacaacagCAACAGAAAACTTCAATGAGAGTACAGTAACATAATACATGAATGAAACATGAAGAAACAATACAGCATATAATATCACAATACTTAAACATCAGACGCATCAAGTTAGTTTTACACATACATTAACTTAAATGACCTTGTATGAGTCTGGAAGCGTGCTGTCTTAAAGGATTTGTGGTTTCGGAAAAGTCAAACACTGAGTAGCCTGGTTTGATGTTTTCCtataatatatttatcaaaagttaGGTTGAATTATGAAGTCCTGCTGTCTCCTTCCATGCCTGAATCAATAGACAGGATAAAAGACAGACTCAGCTCTCCTTCAGAAGGAATTTATGAGGAATGTTGAGAGACAGTGTAGCAGTGtgttttgggggaaaaaaaatattgttacatATTGTAACTTTATGTTGTAATGGCTGAAAGAAATatgtttagaaaataatttaattattattactaaagtttatttatttattaactatgTGTCTGGGTCTGGGAAAATTTCATTTactttgctgtctatggagaaaatatggagaaatatttcattttgtgttctgaagtgTGTAGAATGTTCTAGTGTGTAGAATGACAAACCGTTTTTTTGACCGTTTCTCACCTCTTCTTGTTTGCTGCACTGGTAATGCGGCAGATCTCGCTGTCTTATTGTGCTCCTGGTAGTAAAAGAGGAAACTGCTGGTGGTTGGTTGACACTTAAACTCATCTGTAGAAGCTGTTGCTCGGTAAGATTGTATAGATGTTGTGAGCGAAGAGGCCGTTGGGTTTGCAAAAGTAGTGTCTTGTGTTGGAGGGCTGGTGTTTTCTTGCATGGATATGTTCAGATCTGGACAGTTGCTGTTGTCTGGTGGGAGGTAGCAGTGGAAGAGTCTCTGGTCGTTTTGGGGTCCGGTGTATAGATCAGTGTTGTTGAGAACCGCAAACTCACTAATGTTCCATCCTGAGAGATTGCCTCCCTTCATTGCCAATACCACCATCAAATACTCGTCTATGAAAtgaacaaacatgcacacagtTACTGTTATTGGTTAATACTACACCAGggtcaaaaattaactttttcattAAGGGGCAATTGAtttccaggggcatttttttttttttttacattcgtAACACCTTATATtcaccttattattataatcaccatattatgttgtctttaatgtcaaatgcttaaATGTGGCCAgttactttaatcaatattttaaactattgtcAATAGTAGACTGTTTTAACCTGTATAACctgtaaaaaacattattgtagaataaattattgctctttatattgtaataatgattattaacatcgatatagaaaacaatataaaacgtttttgtttcgttttgggCACTTacattctggcttcacagacaaacatgttgGTCCATGAAGTTAGCCTAGTCTAGCAcaaattatgcaaaaactccCGTTATAATCACCGAAGCtacaaaattaatcttttatttacatcgtatgtacactgttttgtttataatgttattataaaataataacaattataattgtttaaaacgcttctgattggccaatgcagtCCTAAGTTCAACAGCAATGCATTTGATTGGTTAAGGCTCAACGCTGCAAAGCAATCTCATGTAGTGTGAGCAAACACTAAATGTAATTCCCGCGAACTGACActttatattcattttcatatatCATTTTAATCGCAACAGCcgtaatacattgtttaaagGGGCATTTGTCTTGTATTTATGAGGCATCTTAGTTCACTTTCGTGCCCTGGTTAATTTCCCAGCCTGCTCTAGACAATACAGCAGTAAtattcaaacataaaataataataaacaactatCCCACCTGACTGCAAGGTAAGAAGCTGCAGGTCCGTTTCAGTCTTACACAGATACCAGGCTTCAGCACATGGAAGGTCTACTGGAGCACACACCTTTGCATCATTCTCAGGTGTGCAAGGGTTAAATGGTTCACAGAGAAACTCGATTTGTAATATTTctgataaccaaaaaaaaaaaaaaaaaaaagattattgtaAGATTGTAATAATTAACAACACATTCTGTATAAAATACATTCTGTgcctacagaaaaaaaaaaaggaaaatcctTTTTAAACCCATGGGCCCAAAATTAAAACCCATGTTAAACCCAagttctgaaaaaatgtaccctttgtATTCATGCTGGTTTCATACATTTTATAGCGTTTAAAgaatagttatatttttatttaaagactaGGTATTGtggtattaataataatttttcccCTAACACTTTGAATACATACAAGTGTATGCATGTTAATCATCAGGTATCTgcttttgcacacacacacaaaaatagttCTACAGCCTTTCTTTGGGATGGTTGAGCTGCTATATAGCAGCACTACCATAAAGAACCTGTTAAGCCTAAATTGGCTCTTCAACAGTTCTTCGGAGTGGTTAAGGTGCTAAAAAACAGTGTATTTCATAAAGATAATAAGGTTCTCAACCTTTGACCTTTGGCCTTATAGCCCCCCTATTATTCCAGGGCCCCCACAAAACAGCTTTTGCTATTGTAGTGAATTTCCATTCAAAGCAAACATTTGAGAgtgctgtaatatatataaaatctaaagaGGAGAACTGGGTTCCTCTTATGGTTCTACTTAGCACCATTTGACAAAGGTGCTGTAGAGCTATGtagcacttaaagggatagttcacccaaaaatgaaaattctgtcattaattactcaccctcatgttccaaacctgtaagaccattGTGAcggatgtcacatggactattttaacaaagtccttactacctttctagaaCTTGAATGTGTCAGTAGCATTCCTgtagaaagctttcagatttaaaaaatatcgtaatttgtgttccaaggaTCAGcgaaggttttacaggttttgAACGACATGATGGTAAGtagtgaattttcatttttgggtgaactatcccttggtTCCCTTATGATTACAAGCCAATGAACCACTTTTAccacttttatataatttcctgttattatttttgtttctctgtatatTACTAAAGAGTGTTTCTGGTCACAGATGTATGCTTGTatgcatttacttatttatttacttttaattaatagaTCATTGGCCTATCTATTATCAGACATTTGTTATTTGCCTTTAGCAGTATTAACAATAACACATCACTTACAAACTCTACAAACTCTAATAGAAAGGTTACAGCAAAACTGAACCCTTAATCACATGTACAAAATAACTACTTTGTTGCAGTTGCTCTTCCTGTTTTCTCAAACACTAGACACTGCCGCTGTTAGTAAGTTACTGTGACATTTCCTGTCTGAAAGTTACAAAACAACACGTCAACCTGACATAGCTTATATCAAAAGGAAAGAATGACAATGAGTAACTTACTCCGagaaaaccatgaaaaaatgtatgcaaatataTTGGTATGTGTATCCTATGTGGTATTTGTGCACAGAAtctatagacacacacacacacacacattgaggTTTTTAACACCTCTTACCATCCCATTTCCAGACCACAATGATGTAGTCAAGAGCAAActgttttatcttgttttaaacTTAGACGTACAAAAGGTACAATACACATACTACATCATGTATCTCTAAAAGACACTGACAAGTTTCACACTGTCAATCATACAAACATTTAACACACTTTGCTCTGAAACGCACATGCTCACACAAACCCATGCCACTGCCACGTTGCCCTCACTCATGCTTGCTCAAAGACCCCAAGCCATCTTACTCCACTGTTTATACTTACTTGGAAAAAACTCTGGTAGGCACAGGATGAAGGTGATAAAGAAGAGGATGCTGAGTTTGAAGGCACCTGATCTCGTCATGGTAAAAGGCAGTTTTGACAGAAGCTCCACAGTAAGGTCACCAACCTCTGAACTTGTTGACCACACATTGGAAATCTCATACAACCTCACCTTTGGCTTGTCCACTTCACCTGGAAAATAATCCTACATACTTAACATACAGACTTTTTTAGCGTCTCTCCTTCACGACTAACTAAGTCTTGATTACATGAAATGCTCTACCACTTCCTGCCCGTCTTCctgttttgtgtaattttaaaaacagaaagagCAAAGAAAGCATTTCAGACTGTAAATGTGTTGGCTAGTCTCATAAGgagttaaataattttaagaaattactAACTTAGTTGtatgataaaattataaataaaatagacttttattacattatattatattatatactgcTGTCATGCAGCggtttcattaatttaaagagatagttcacccaaaaatgaaaattctgtaattaattactaacAATTAcgtcgtttcaaacccataagacctttggaATCTTtggaaattaagatatttttgatgaaatccaagagctttctgaatcTGAAGAATGTATATGCATTCATCGTGGTTCTCTTGATAATGGAGGAAGATGGTGACGCggaagagaagaattgttgaataaagtcattattttttatttctttgcacacaaaatgtattcttgtagctttgtaaaattacggttgaacctcTGATGTCATACAGATTTCAGTtacgtttctgggccttgaacatttcAGTTACTTTGCTGTCTaaggagggtcagaaagctctgggatttcatcaaaaatatcttaatttatgttctgatgatgaacaaaggtcttacaggtatggaacgacatgagggtgagtaattaatgacagaattttcatttttgggtgaactatccctttaaatcattaaaatgattcatttataaaGTAAAATCAATACGGGTGAAAATCAGACTTACCAGCAGCTTCTACTTACTTAtcttacatacttttttttttttttttttttttttttttttttacatattattgtagtaGCATGTTGGCTGGCTCATTATTTTAATCTGTTGACAGccccattttttaaaagttagatTCTTTTTAAGTGGTTTAACAAAGCAAAATCATTCAGGTACCCTCTGGCGCAGATATCCATAAACTCTTGGCAGAGTGAGTGTGTAAGGTTGTGTGTGATAGAGCCTGACGGACATTACCACTGCAAAGCAAACAGGTTTGATCAGGAACAGGAGTCTGAAGCATCCAGTTATCGTGGCAGGACAGGAGGAAGGCTCTCATCAGGACTCACACTGGGATTAGGAGGGCTCTCAGCAGCAAACACCTTATCAGCATCATCCAGTGAGCTGACTGTAGTGGACTACTGCTGCATTTAAACCTCATGAGCTGTATTTGAACTCTCACTGTTAAAATTCACATCAAAATATGagactttctctctctctctctctatatatatatgataaaaaatatagtaacTATATTGTGAactattacaattcaaaataactatttctattttaatatattttaaaatttaattcctgtgatgccaaaactgaattttcagcatcattactccagtcttcagtgtctcatgatgcttcagaaatcattctaatatactgatttgctcaagcatgtttatttactatcactgttaaaaacagatgtgctggttaatatttttgtgggtttttacagcattatccaccttattcttcaatgcagAAATATGCCTATAGgcaagacttctggttcattagccgctatagggaaataaagagaagaataacaacatgcagtaaacagtaaaactgtttgcactacaaacccattgtgtttataattaagataatacattaaaataatatggtaagacacaccaatttgcaatatcaagcagcaaaacaagctgttctgtacagc
This genomic window from Labeo rohita strain BAU-BD-2019 chromosome 1, IGBB_LRoh.1.0, whole genome shotgun sequence contains:
- the si:dkey-192k22.2 gene encoding uncharacterized protein si:dkey-192k22.2, yielding MTRSGAFKLSILFFITFILCLPEFFPKILQIEFLCEPFNPCTPENDAKVCAPVDLPCAEAWYLCKTETDLQLLTLQSDEYLMVVLAMKGGNLSGWNISEFAVLNNTDLYTGPQNDQRLFHCYLPPDNSNCPDLNISMQENTSPPTQDTTFANPTASSLTTSIQSYRATASTDEFKCQPTTSSFLFYYQEHNKTARSAALPVQQTRRDGRWCVITSIWLALVLTVVVVTLLSVGNLIFRSRKGRSNLVASVPVLACGHQLKELGKQKENLTSKVPDVSIAMCKISDGEVFSEISSMGKRTEGKLLKAPDLMHKTRLSPIYETTENSSDGEQQNEDEERKQCDASVTKEESTKSHQLQHLAAQGHCESPTYLHHRSIFSCSGHEENGEL